One window of Amaranthus tricolor cultivar Red isolate AtriRed21 chromosome 13, ASM2621246v1, whole genome shotgun sequence genomic DNA carries:
- the LOC130797517 gene encoding receptor protein kinase CLAVATA1-like: MNSITPTIFIIHLCFLLFPTQIPAKIPSDHKTLLKIKTSFLNPNNGGHGLHDWTPENPHCNFTGISCDHNSHVISLNITRISLFGYVPPEIGLLKNLQNLSLIANNLTGKLPTEISLLSSLKYINISNNNFSGEFPGEIFTNMSELEYFDVYNNNFSGKLPTQVNHLKKLLYFHLGGNYFSGEIPENYGEMSSLKFLGLNGNSLSGKIPASLSKLKDLNMLYLGYYNTFSGGIPSEFGSLTSLKLLDMASCNLSGEIPKTLGNLKNVHTLFMQRNQLSGEIPTELSEMTSLMSLDLSSNSITGEIPESFSNLKNLTLISLFQNKFHGRIPSGIGDLPNLEKLQVWNNNFTFELPSNLGSNNKVITVDVSGNRITGEIPKSLCNGGKLKLLILFGNALFGSIPEEIGSCKSLERLRISNNQLSGEVPVGIFKLQNLTTLELGDNVFSGRIPADMSARKISELILSNNLFTGKIPPAIGNLKSLNTLLLYNNRFSGEIPSELFRLNQLQNLNLSVNNLSGEIPDEIGRCKTLIQIDFSQNMLSGEIPGSISDLGVVAILNLSRNSLTGYIPEDIASITSLTQLDLSYNNLYGEIPTGGHFNAFNTSSYIGNPNLCWVNRPQPCPVYNRALIEHRFSTSKLIILIIGLVTVVLLSLVTLIIYRKKRLESSRAWKIERFHRLEFKVEDVIECLKEDNVIGKGGAGIVYRGTIPDPDGGTDVAIKRLLNRGASNPTSKNDLGFSAEIATLGKIRHRHIVKLLGYVSNKETNLLVYEYMPNGSLGEKLHGPKGAHLQWDVRYKIAVEAAKGLCYLHHDCNPKIFHRDVKSNNILLDSDYEAHVADFGLAKYLWDGGASECMSSIAGSYGYIAPEYAYTLKVDEKSDVYSFGVVLLELITGRKPVGEFGDGVDIVRWVRKIECEIPEPSDAATLLAILDLRLQGYALSSVINVFKIAMLCVEDDSSNRPTMREVVHVLTNPPQRIISAPSLI, encoded by the exons ATGAACTCCATAACTCCAACCATTTTCATAATCCATCTCTGTTTTCTTCTCTTTCCTACACAAATTCCTGCTAAAATCCCTTCTGACCATAAAACCCTTCTCAAAATCAAAACTTCCTTTCTAAACCCCAACAATGGCGGCCATGGCCTCCATGATTGGACTCCAGAAAACCCTCACTGTAACTTCACTGGTATTTCTTGTGACCATAATTCTCATGTTATTTCACTCAATATTACTAGAATCTCACTATTTGGTTACGTTCCTCCTGAAATTGGGTTGCTTAAAAACCTACAAAATCTCTCTCTTATCGCAAATAACCTCACTGGAAAACTACCCACTGAAATTTCATTGCTGTCTTCTCTTAAATACATCAATATCTCAAATAACAATTTCTCCGGCGAATTTCCCGGCGAAATTTTCACCAATATGTCGGAGCTTGAGTATTTTGATGTGTATAACAATAATTTCAGTGGAAAACTTCCCACGCAAGTTAACCATCTGAAGAAGTTATTATACTTTCATCTTGGTGGGAATTATTTCTCCGGAGAGATTCCGGAGAATTATGGTGAAATGTCATCTTTAAAATTTCTGGGTTTGAACGGAAATTCACTTTCCGGTAAGATTCCAGCGAGTTTAAGCAAGCTGAAAGATTTGAATATGCTATATCTAGGATACTACAATACCTTTTCCGGTGGAATTCCGTCGGAATTTGGTTCATTGACATCATTGAAGCTTTTAGATATGGCTTCATGTAATCTCTCCGGTGAAATTCCGAAAACACTGGGGAATTTGAAGAATGTTCATACTCTTTTTATGCAAAGGAATCAACTCTCCGGTGAAATTCCTACTGAGTTATCTGAAATGACGAGTTTAATGTCTTTGGATTTGTCAAGCAACTCTATCACCGGAGAAATCCCAGAAAGTTTCTCTAATCTCAAGAATCTTACCTTAATCAGTCTTTTCCAGAATAAATTCCATGGAAGAATCCCTTCTGGAATCGGTGATTTGCCCAATTTGGAGAAATTGCAAGTTTGGAATAACAATTTCACTTTTGAATTACCCAGTAATTTAGGTTCTAACAATAAGGTAATAACCGTTGATGTTTCGGGGAATCGTATCACCGGAGAAATTCCCAAGAGTCTCTGTAATGGCGGAAAATTGAAACTGTTGATTCTGTTTGGTAATGCTCTGTTTGGTTCTATCCCGGAAGAGATTGGAAGTTGTAAGTCGTTGGAACGCCTCCGTATTTCGAATAATCAACTCTCCGGTGAAGTTCCGGTGGGAATATTCAAATTGCAGAACTTAACAACTTTAGAGCTTGGTGATAATGTATTTTCCGGCAGGATTCCAGCGGATATGTCAGCTCGGAAAATAAGCGAGCTTATTTTATCCAATAACCTTTTTACCGGCAAAATTCCCCCTGCGATTGGGAATTTGAAAAGTCTGAATACATTATTGTTGTATAATAATAGATTTTCCGGTGAAATTCCATCGGAGTTGTTCAGGTTGAATCAGTTACAGAATTTGAATCTTAGTGTTAATAATCTTTCCGGTGAGATTCCGGATGAAATTGGCCGGTGTAAGACTTTGATTCAGATTGATTTCAGCCAGAATATGCTCTCCGGTGAGATTCCGGGATCGATTTCTGATCTGGGAGTTGTTGCAATCTTGAATTTATCTAGGAATTCACTTACTGGGTATATACCAGAAGATATTGCCAGTATAACTAGTCTTACTCAGCTTGAtctttcctacaataatttgtATGGAGAAATCCCTACTGGTGGCCATTTCAATGCTTTCAATACATCATCTTATATTGGAAACCCGAATCTTTGTTGGGTTAATAGGCCTCAACCCTGCCCTGTTTATAACCGGGCTTTGATTGAGCACCGGTTTAGTACATCCAAGTTGATCATTTTGATCATTGGACTAGTCACCGTTGTGCTGTTGTCGCTAGTTACACTGATCATTTACAGGAAGAAGCGTCTAGAAAGTTCTAGAGCATGGAAGATTGAACGATTCCATCGCCTCGAGTTCAAAGTGGAGGACGTGATCGAATGTCTTAAGGAAGACAATGTGATTGGTAAAGGCGGGGCAGGGATTGTGTACCGAGGGACAATCCCTGACCCGGATGGTGGAACTGATGTAGCTATAAAACGGTTGTTGAATCGAGGGGCGTCAAATCCAACTTCAAAAAATGATCTAGGGTTTTCAGCCGAGATAGCCACCTTAGGCAAGATTCGACACCGGCACATAGTGAAATTGTTGGGTTATGTATCGAACAAGGAAACGAATTTGCTGGTGTATGAGTACATGCCAAATGGAAGCTTAGGGGAGAAGTTACATGGACCGAAAGGAGCACATTTGCAATGGGATGTGAGGTATAAAATAGCAGTGGAAGCAGCAAAAGGGTTGTGTTATTTGCACCATGATTGTAACCCAAAGATTTTTCATAGGGATGTTAAGAGTAATAACATACTTTTGGATTCTGATTATGAGGCTCATGTTGCTGATTTTGGGCTTGCAAAATATCTTTGGGATGGGGGTGCGTCTGAGTGTATGTCCTCTATTGCTGGATCTTATGGCTACATTGCTCCTG AATATGCCTACACACTGAAGGTAGATGAGAAGAGCGATGTGTACAGCTTCGGAGTAGTGCTGCTCGAGCTGATCACTGGACGAAAACCAGTGGGAGAATTTGGTGATGGTGTAGACATAGTAAGATGGGTGCGAAAGATTGAATGCGAGATTCCTGAGCCATCGGATGCAGCTACTCTGTTGGCTATCCTGGACTTGAGGTTACAAGGTTACGCGCTTTCTAGTGTAATCAACGTGTTTAAGATTGCCATGCTGTGCGTTGAGGATGATAGCTCCAACAGACCTACTATGAGAGAAGTTGTTCATGTCCTTACCAATCCTCCCCAACGTATTATCTCCGCTCCCAGCTTAATCTGA
- the LOC130798892 gene encoding tubulin beta-2 chain-like, translating to MMLTFFVFPSPKVSDTVVEPYNATLSIHQLVENADVCMVLDNEALYDICFRTLKLTTPSCYEYLMGLIIFTPIAVLSWFLFVSEFQTRLLFNQAFSRGLQISMILAGKKDRGQNMGDLLSN from the exons ATGATGCTAACCTTCTTCGTCTTTCCATCCCCCAAAGTGTCTGATACCGTGGTGGAGCCTTACAATGCAACACTCTCAATACACCAGCTTGTGGAGAATGCTGATGTGTGTATGGTGCTTGACAATGAAGCATTATACGATATATGCTTCAGAACACTCAAGCTAACAACTCCTAGCT GCTATGAATATTTGATGGGACTGATAATTTTTACGCCTATAGCTGTATTGTCATGGTTCCTATTTGTTTCTGAGTTCCAAACAAGGTTGCTGTTCAACCAAGCATTCAGTAGAGGTCTGCAAATCTCGATGATTCTGGCCGGGAAGAAAGATCGTGGCCAAAATATGGGAGACCTATTGAGCAATTGA